The Stutzerimonas stutzeri DNA window GCTGATCGTCAAGCCGGCGCACGAGGGATCGAGCATCGGTATGGCCAAGGTTGGCGATGTCGCCGAGCTGATCGCCGCCTGGCGCGCAGCGAGCACCTATGACGCGCAGGTGCTGGTTGAACAGTGGATCCAGGGCCCCGAGTTCACCGTGGCGGTGCTGCACGGTGAGGTCCTGCCGCCGATTGGCCTGGGCACGCCGCATACCTTTTACGATTACGACGCCAAGTACCTGGCCTCCGATACCCAGTACCGCATCCCCTGCGGGCTGGACGCGGCCCGCGAAGAAGAACTCAAGGTGCTCTCGGCGCGTGCCTGCGAGGCGGTGGGTATTCGCGGTTGGGCGCGGGTGGACGTGATGCAGGATGCCGAGGGCAACTTCTGGCTGCTGGAAGTGAACACCGTGCCGGGCATGACCGATCACAGCCTGGTGCCGATGGCGGCGCGTGCCGCCGGGCTGGATTTCCAGCAGCTGGTGCTGAGCATTCTCGACGACAGCCTCGAGGCGGGGAACTGAGCCATGATCACCACGCTGCGTCATTCGCAACCCGGCAACGGACGTGCCTCGCGCAAGCCCGTGCAACGGGGTGCGAGCCGCCTGGTGACGCCGCAGCCGCTGTCGCAGCGCCTGCCCAGGCCCAGCCTTGCCGGTCTGAAGCGTTTCGTCTGGCCAGTGCTGCTGGTCGGCCTGGCGGTCGGGCTGTACGAACTGGGCGAGCGCCTGCTGCCCTATGCCGACCGGCCGATCGCCAAGGTCAGCGTTCAGGGCGAGCTGGGTTACGTAAGCCGCGAGGCGGTTCAGCAGCGCATCGCGCCTTTCGTCGAGCAGAGCTTCTTCAAGGTTGATCTGAACGGCATGCGCCACCAACTCGAACAGATGCCATGGATTGCCCATGTCGAGGTTCGCCGCGTCTGGCCGGATCAGGTGATGGTGCATCTGGATGAGCAATTGCCGATTGCCCGTTGGGGGGGCGAAGCATTGCTTAACAATAAAGGCCAGGCTTTCTCGCCGGATGACCTGAGCCGATATGAACACTTGCCACATTTGTATGGT harbors:
- a CDS encoding D-alanine--D-alanine ligase, with the protein product MMALQSTRDPKEFGRVAVLFGGRSAEREVSLKSGAAVLAALQAAGVDAFGIDAGDDLLQRLSSERIDRAFIVLHGRGGEDGSMQGLLECAGIPYTGSGILASALAMDKLRTKQVWQSLGLPTPRHAVLASEADCQAAAQMLGFPLIVKPAHEGSSIGMAKVGDVAELIAAWRAASTYDAQVLVEQWIQGPEFTVAVLHGEVLPPIGLGTPHTFYDYDAKYLASDTQYRIPCGLDAAREEELKVLSARACEAVGIRGWARVDVMQDAEGNFWLLEVNTVPGMTDHSLVPMAARAAGLDFQQLVLSILDDSLEAGN
- a CDS encoding cell division protein FtsQ/DivIB → MITTLRHSQPGNGRASRKPVQRGASRLVTPQPLSQRLPRPSLAGLKRFVWPVLLVGLAVGLYELGERLLPYADRPIAKVSVQGELGYVSREAVQQRIAPFVEQSFFKVDLNGMRHQLEQMPWIAHVEVRRVWPDQVMVHLDEQLPIARWGGEALLNNKGQAFSPDDLSRYEHLPHLYGPKRAQQRVMQQYQMLSQMLRPLGFSISRLELRERGSWFLTTNQGIELLLGRDQVVEKMRRFTAIYQKALEQESEKIARIDLRYANGLAVAWHEPIPTATDTTVAAKN